The following coding sequences lie in one Pan paniscus chromosome X, NHGRI_mPanPan1-v2.0_pri, whole genome shotgun sequence genomic window:
- the LOC117977599 gene encoding zinc finger X-linked protein ZXDB, with protein MEIPKLLPARGTLQGGCGIPAGGGRVHRGPDSPAGQVPTRRLLLLRGPQDGGPGRRREEASTASRGPGPSLLAPRPDQPSGGGGGGGGGGGGDDFFLVLLDPVGGDVETSGSGQAAGPVLREEAEEGPGLQGGESGANPAGPTALGPRCLSAVPTPAPISAPGPAAAFAGTVTIHNQDLLLRFENGVLTLATPPPHAWEPGAAPAQQPGCLIAPQAGFPHAAHPVDCPELPPDLLLAEPAEPAPAPAPEEEAEGPAAALGPRGPLGSGPGVVLYLCPEAQCGQTFAKKHQLKVHLLTHSSSQGQRPFKCPLGGCGWTFTTSYKLKRHLQSHDKLRPFGCPAEGCGKSFTTVYNLKAHMKGHEQENSFKCEVCEESFPTQAKLSAHQRSHFEPERPYQCAFSGCKKTFITVSALFSHNRAHFREQELFSCSFPGCSKQYDKACRLKIHLRSHTGERPFLCDFDGCGWNFTSMSKLLRHKRKHDDDRRFMCPVEGCGKSFTRAEHLKGHSITHLGTKPFVCPVAGCCARFSARSSLYIHSKKHLQDVDTWKSRCPISSCNKLFTSKHSMKTHMVKRHKVGQDLLAQLEAANSLTPSSELTSQRQNDLSDAEIVSLFSDVPDSTSAALLDTALVNSGILTIDVASVSSTLAGHLPANNNNSVGQAVDPPSLMATSDPPQSLDTSLFFGTAATGFQQSSLNMDEVSSVSVGPLGSLDSLAMKNSSPEPQALTPSSKLTVDTDALTPSSTLCENSVSELLTPTKAEWNVHPDSDFFGQEGETQFGFPNAAGNHGSQKETDLITVTGSSFLVKNLLYLPHIFCFSNITIVTHINDLE; from the coding sequence ATGGAAATCCCGAAGCTGCTCCCGGCTCGCGGGACACTACAGGGCGGCTGCGGCATCCCCGCGGGTGGCGGCCGAGTCCACCGAGGCCCTGACTCGCCGGCTGGCCAGGTCCCCACGCGCCGCCTCCTGCTGCTCCGGGGCCCCCAAGATGGCGGGCCCGGGCGGCGGCGCGAGGAGGCCAGCACGGCATCACGGGGCCCTGGCCCAAGCCTGTTGGCGCCGAGGCCCGATCAACctagcggcggcggcggcggcggcggcggcggcggcggcggcgacgaCTTCTTCCTGGTGCTGCTTGACCCGGTGGGTGGCGACGTGGAGACCTCGGGCTCCGGTCAGGCCGCAGGGCCTGTGTTGAgggaggaggccgaggagggcccGGGGCTCCAGGGTGGCGAGAGCGGCGCGAATCCCGCGGGGCCCACTGCGCTAGGCCCCCGCTGCCTGTCCGCGGTTCCCACTCCGGCCCCGATCTCCGCCCCCGGCCCCGCCGCGGCCTTCGCGGGCACAGTCACTATCCACAACCAGGACCTGCTGTTGCGCTTTGAGAACGGCGTCCTCACCCTGGCCACGCCCCCACCACACGCCTGGGAGCCAGGGGCCGCTCCTGCCCAGCAGCCCGGGTGTCTGATCGCCCCGCAAGCTGGGTTCCCGCATGCCGCGCACCCGGTTGACTGCCCAGAGCTGCCGCCAGACCTCCTGCTAGCCGAGCCGGCCGAACCCGCGCCAGCTCCGGCGCCTGAGGAGGAGGCGGAGGGCCCGGCCGCCGCCCTGGGCCCCCGCGGACCGCTGGGCTCCGGCCCAGGCGTGGTGCTGTACTTGTGCCCCGAGGCGCAGTGCGGGCAAACCTTCGCCAAGAAGCACCAGCTGAAGGTGCACCTGCTGACGCACAGCAGCAGTCAGGGCCAGAGGCCCTTCAAATGCCCCCTGGGTGGCTGCGGCTGGACCTTCACCACCTCTTACAAGCTCAAGAGGCACCTGCAGTCGCACGACAAACTGCGGCCCTTTGGCTGCCCGGCGGAGGGCTGTGGCAAGAGCTTCACCACAGTGTACAACCTCAAGGCGCACATGAAGGGCCATGAGCAGGAGAACTCATTCAAATGCGAGGTGTGCGAGGAGAGCTTCCCCACGCAGGCCAAACTCAGCGCCCACCAGCGCAGCCACTTCGAACCTGAGAGGCCTTACCAGTGTGCGTTTTCTGGCTGCAAGAAGACATTTATCACAGTGAGTGCTCTGTTTTCCCATAACCGCGCCCATTTCAGGGAACAGGAACTGTTTTCCTGCTCTTTTCCTGGCTGCAGCAAGCAATATGACAAGGCTTGTAGGCTGAAAATTCACCTGCGGAGTCACACCGGCGAGAGACCTTTCCTTTGTGACTTTGATGGCTGTGGCTGGAACTTCACTAGCATGTCCAAACTCTTAAGGCACAAAAGAAAGCACGACGATGACCGGAGGTTCATGTGCCCTGTGGAAGGCTGTGGGAAATCTTTCACGAGGGCGGAACATCTGAAAGGCCACAGCATAACCCACCTGGGCACAAAGCCTTTCGTGTGTCCTGTGGCAGGCTGCTGTGCCAGGTTCTCTGCTCGCAGTAGTCTCTACATTCACTCCAAGAAACACCTGCAGGATGTGGACACTTGGAAAAGCCGTTGCCCGATCTCCTCTTGTAATAAACTCTTCACATCCAAGCACAGCATGAAGACGCACATGGTTAAAAGGCATAAGGTGGGCCAGGATCTCTTAGCTCAGCTAGAAGCAGCAAATTCTCTTACACCTAGCAGTGAACTTACCAGCCAGAGACAGAATGATCTCAGTGATGCAGAGATAGTGTCTCTCTTCTCTGATGTACCTGACAGTACTTCTGCTGCATTGCTGGACACAGCATTGGTGAACTCTGGAATCTTGACTATTGATGTGGCTTCTGTGAGCTCGACTCTGGCAGGGCACCTCcctgctaataataataattccgtAGGGCAGGCTGTGGACCCTCCATCCTTGATGGCCACCAGCGACCCTCCTCAAAGTCTGGATACCTCTCTCTTTTTTGGAACGGCGGCCACTGGTTTTCAGCAGAGCTCCTTAAATATGGATGAGGTCTCAAGTGTAAGTGTGGGGCCATTGGGATCTCTGGACTCTTTGGCCATGAAAAACTCCAGTCCAGAGCCTCAGGCTTTGACACCCAGCAGTAAGCTAACAGTGGACACAGATGCTCTGACTCCTTCGAGCACCCTTTGTGAAAACAGTGTCTCAGAACTACTGACACCAACCAAAGCGGAGTGGAACGTACATCCTGACTCTGACTTCTTTGGACAGGAGGGAGAAACCCAGTTTGGATTCCCCAATGCAGCAGGAAACCATGgttctcagaaagaaacagatCTTATCACTGTGACTGGCAGCTCATTTTTG